The Hydrogenobacter thermophilus TK-6 genome window below encodes:
- the rpsT gene encoding 30S ribosomal protein S20, translating into MPNTKQAEKRMRRDAKRRLRNRYHLSRMRTYIKKFRRMVQEGKLEEAKQFLPEVISVVYHTASKGVIHKNEASRRASRLSTLLNKALKSAQQNQG; encoded by the coding sequence ATGCCCAACACTAAACAGGCAGAAAAGCGTATGAGAAGAGACGCAAAGAGAAGACTCAGAAACAGATACCACCTTTCTAGGATGAGGACTTACATAAAAAAGTTCAGAAGGATGGTGCAGGAAGGCAAACTTGAGGAAGCAAAGCAGTTTTTACCGGAAGTTATAAGCGTTGTATACCACACAGCATCAAAAGGTGTTATCCATAAAAACGAGGCATCAAGAAGAGCATCAAGGCTGAGCACCTTGCTTAACAAAGCCCTTAAGTCTGCCCAGCAGAACCAGGGATAA
- a CDS encoding gluconokinase, producing MVEALAEALGAEVVQTHTSWVLIAKDVVYKIKKPVNFGFLDYSTLEKRKENCEREVFLNRRFCKGIYLGVVPISYVNGSYLIENDSKVVEYAVKMRRIPQEKLLVNMLSSVSEEQIRSIARHIAKFHREAEIRNEFGKLEVMKFNTDENFEQTKKYIGITIDRKDYQFIVDKTEAFYKRYAELFNKRIKEGRIRDGHGDLRLEHVAFLEEGICIFDCIEFNERFRCGDVINDMCFLSMELDFYGKSELSRAYEDEYKSFSMDEDFDIFLPFFKCYRAYVRGKVNSFLLDDPNYQQKEQAKAMAQKLFKLSAHYAHLIPA from the coding sequence ATGGTAGAAGCTCTGGCAGAGGCGCTGGGTGCTGAGGTTGTTCAAACTCACACCAGCTGGGTGCTTATAGCAAAGGATGTGGTCTACAAGATAAAAAAACCTGTCAACTTTGGGTTTCTTGACTACTCCACCCTTGAAAAGAGAAAGGAAAACTGCGAGAGAGAAGTCTTTTTAAACAGAAGGTTCTGCAAGGGCATATATCTAGGCGTTGTACCTATAAGTTATGTCAACGGAAGCTACCTTATAGAGAATGATAGCAAAGTGGTAGAGTATGCAGTAAAGATGAGGAGAATACCCCAGGAGAAACTTTTGGTAAATATGCTAAGCAGTGTATCTGAAGAACAAATAAGAAGTATTGCAAGACACATAGCTAAGTTTCATCGGGAAGCCGAAATAAGGAACGAATTTGGAAAGTTGGAAGTTATGAAGTTCAACACTGATGAAAATTTTGAACAGACAAAAAAGTACATAGGTATAACCATAGACAGGAAGGACTATCAGTTTATAGTGGATAAGACGGAGGCTTTTTACAAGAGATACGCCGAGCTTTTTAATAAGAGAATAAAAGAAGGTAGGATAAGAGACGGGCACGGAGACCTCAGGCTGGAGCATGTGGCTTTTCTGGAGGAGGGTATATGCATATTTGACTGCATTGAGTTCAACGAGCGCTTCAGGTGTGGTGATGTGATAAATGATATGTGTTTTCTCTCTATGGAGCTGGACTTTTATGGCAAAAGCGAGCTGTCCCGAGCTTACGAGGATGAGTATAAAAGCTTTTCAATGGACGAGGATTTTGATATTTTCCTGCCCTTTTTCAAGTGCTACAGGGCCTATGTGAGAGGGAAAGTAAACAGCTTTCTTCTGGATGACCCTAACTACCAGCAGAAAGAGCAGGCAAAGGCTATGGCACAAAAGCTTTTCAAATTGAGCGCCCACTATGCACACCTCATACCCGCTTGA
- a CDS encoding NTPase, translated as MKLVITGPPGIGKTTLVIKVIKRLKDRAIGFWTEEVRDRIKKERTGFRIKSTDGKSAIFASKFFTSKHLVGSYGVNVERFESVALPILEKARESKDKVVVIDEVGKMELFSKKFADMVQELFSDPKRSMLITLPIRDVHPLVRWIRRHPQVVLLELTKSNRDGLVDEVANLLRAEK; from the coding sequence ATGAAGCTGGTTATAACTGGTCCTCCTGGTATAGGCAAAACCACCCTGGTAATAAAGGTCATAAAACGGCTAAAAGATAGAGCCATAGGCTTTTGGACTGAGGAGGTAAGAGACAGGATAAAGAAAGAAAGGACGGGCTTTAGGATTAAAAGCACCGATGGCAAATCTGCCATCTTTGCCAGCAAGTTTTTCACATCAAAGCATCTGGTAGGCTCCTATGGGGTAAATGTGGAGAGGTTTGAAAGTGTAGCTCTGCCCATCCTTGAAAAAGCCAGAGAGAGCAAAGACAAGGTGGTGGTTATAGACGAGGTTGGGAAGATGGAGCTATTCTCCAAAAAGTTTGCAGATATGGTACAAGAGCTTTTCTCTGACCCAAAACGCTCCATGTTAATTACCCTTCCCATAAGGGATGTGCATCCGCTGGTAAGGTGGATAAGAAGACATCCGCAAGTGGTACTTCTGGAACTTACAAAAAGCAACAGAGACGGTTTGGTGGATGAGGTGGCAAACCTCCTCAGGGCAGAAAAATAA
- the leuA gene encoding 2-isopropylmalate synthase: MEKVYIFDTTLRDGEQAPGFSMTADEKLQMAHQLAKLGVDVIEAGFAAASKGDFESVHLIAQQVEGPIICSLARALEKDIELAGEALKPARRKRIHTFIATSEIHMKYKLRMSPEEVLERAKKAVEFARRFTDDVEFSCEDATRSQREFLYRVIETAIKAGATVINIPDTVGYAVPEEFARLIEDIRNNVPNIDRAIISVHCHDDLGMAVANSLMAVKHGARQVECTINGIGERAGNAALEEIVMALKVRKDFFGGLYTDINTREIYKTSRLLCRITGSFVQPNKAIVGDNAFAHESGIHQHGVLAHPLTYEIMNPEDVGFPSTRIILGKHSGRHALKRRLNELGFKLSDEDLERIFEKFKALADKKKEVYDEDLEALIYEEFMKVEEEEPIKVKHYQVQTGDNLLPTATVVLSFRGEERTATSTGNGPVDAVIKAIQKALKVEPRLIDFSIKALTPNTDAQAEARLVIELDNVKASGRGVDTDIIKASVSGFVDALNRAIMRRNYILSKESIREEGTV; the protein is encoded by the coding sequence ATGGAGAAGGTTTACATATTTGACACCACGCTGAGAGACGGAGAGCAAGCGCCGGGTTTTTCTATGACTGCTGATGAAAAACTTCAGATGGCTCACCAACTTGCCAAGCTGGGGGTGGATGTTATAGAGGCAGGCTTTGCAGCAGCATCTAAGGGAGACTTTGAGAGCGTCCATCTGATAGCACAGCAGGTAGAAGGTCCGATAATATGCTCCCTTGCCAGAGCATTGGAAAAGGACATAGAGCTAGCAGGGGAGGCTCTAAAGCCAGCCAGAAGAAAGAGGATACACACCTTCATAGCTACTTCCGAGATACACATGAAGTACAAGCTTAGGATGTCCCCAGAGGAGGTTCTGGAAAGGGCTAAAAAAGCTGTGGAGTTTGCCAGAAGGTTTACTGACGATGTGGAGTTTTCCTGCGAGGATGCCACCAGAAGCCAGAGAGAGTTCCTCTACAGGGTGATAGAAACAGCCATAAAGGCAGGTGCTACCGTTATAAACATTCCCGACACCGTTGGCTATGCGGTGCCAGAAGAGTTTGCAAGGCTCATAGAGGACATAAGGAACAACGTGCCCAACATAGACAGAGCCATTATAAGCGTGCACTGTCATGATGACCTTGGGATGGCTGTTGCCAACTCCCTTATGGCGGTAAAGCACGGTGCAAGACAGGTAGAGTGCACCATCAACGGCATAGGTGAAAGAGCAGGAAACGCAGCCCTTGAGGAGATAGTGATGGCTCTCAAAGTGCGCAAAGACTTCTTTGGAGGGCTCTACACGGACATAAACACCAGAGAGATATACAAAACCAGCAGGCTCCTTTGCAGGATAACCGGCTCTTTTGTTCAACCCAACAAGGCTATAGTGGGGGATAATGCCTTTGCTCATGAATCGGGCATACACCAGCACGGTGTGCTGGCTCACCCTCTCACCTACGAGATAATGAACCCCGAGGATGTAGGTTTTCCCTCCACCAGAATAATACTTGGTAAACACTCAGGGAGGCACGCTCTAAAGAGGAGACTGAATGAACTTGGCTTTAAGCTAAGCGATGAAGACCTGGAGAGGATCTTTGAAAAGTTCAAGGCTCTTGCGGATAAGAAAAAGGAGGTATATGATGAGGATTTGGAAGCCCTCATATACGAAGAGTTTATGAAGGTGGAGGAGGAAGAGCCTATAAAGGTAAAACACTATCAGGTTCAGACAGGGGACAACCTGCTTCCTACCGCTACAGTAGTGCTGAGCTTTAGAGGTGAAGAAAGGACTGCCACATCTACGGGAAACGGTCCTGTGGATGCTGTGATAAAAGCCATACAGAAAGCTCTTAAGGTGGAGCCCAGACTCATTGACTTTTCTATAAAAGCTCTCACCCCCAACACGGATGCGCAGGCAGAGGCGCGCCTTGTGATAGAGCTGGATAATGTAAAAGCCTCAGGTAGAGGCGTGGATACGGACATAATAAAAGCCAGCGTAAGCGGTTTTGTAGATGCCTTAAACAGAGCCATCATGAGAAGGAACTACATTCTATCCAAGGAGAGTATAAGGGAAGAAGGAACAGTTTAA
- a CDS encoding FAD-dependent oxidoreductase, producing MSMTRRDLFKLAGVGALTASIPSVGFSAAERVKKAEAILPPSKGSRVVVCGGGWAGLTVAKYLKKENPNIDVVLIEKRPNFFSCPISNEWLAGLVSLDFISHDYNQPASKYGYRFINAVVVGIERDKRRVYTNHGYIEYDYLVLAPGIKYNYDAWFKGDKNMAYYTKVNYPAAFIPGSEHLALKRKVWEFEEGDFVITVPPGAYRCPPASYERAAMIAYVFKKNNVKGRVIILDPKEDIAPKGPGFRAAYEQLYLGIVEYVPKAQIKEVDPVNKVIKTTAGDFKFADANLVPPHQAGELVWMADLIAKDKDGKPTGWADQDPLTFQAKADPRVFLVGDVIGGVPYPKSGHMGNSQGKIVAKIIASRIAGKDIKPTLPDNTCYSMVNGEPQEAIVINVTYDYNDKEKKIVPKPKVINERSESLAKATYEWAKSMYKDMFA from the coding sequence ATGAGTATGACAAGGCGCGACCTTTTTAAACTGGCAGGAGTTGGGGCTCTGACAGCCAGTATCCCATCCGTAGGCTTTTCTGCGGCGGAGAGGGTAAAGAAAGCGGAAGCCATACTTCCCCCATCCAAGGGCAGCAGGGTGGTTGTGTGCGGAGGAGGATGGGCAGGACTGACCGTTGCCAAGTATCTCAAGAAAGAAAACCCCAACATAGATGTGGTGCTCATAGAAAAGAGACCTAACTTTTTCTCGTGCCCCATATCCAACGAGTGGCTGGCAGGTCTGGTAAGCTTAGATTTTATATCTCACGATTATAACCAGCCTGCATCCAAGTACGGATACAGGTTTATAAACGCTGTGGTAGTAGGCATAGAAAGGGACAAAAGGAGGGTTTACACCAATCACGGGTACATAGAGTACGACTACCTTGTACTCGCTCCGGGCATAAAGTACAACTACGATGCGTGGTTCAAGGGGGACAAGAATATGGCATACTACACCAAGGTAAACTATCCTGCAGCCTTTATCCCCGGTTCTGAGCATCTGGCTCTTAAAAGAAAGGTGTGGGAGTTTGAGGAGGGGGACTTTGTGATAACTGTTCCCCCCGGAGCTTACAGATGCCCTCCCGCATCCTACGAGAGAGCAGCTATGATAGCCTATGTTTTCAAGAAGAATAATGTAAAGGGTAGAGTTATAATCCTTGACCCCAAGGAGGACATAGCTCCAAAAGGCCCTGGCTTTAGGGCTGCTTACGAACAGCTCTATCTGGGTATTGTGGAGTATGTACCAAAGGCTCAGATAAAGGAGGTGGACCCAGTAAACAAAGTAATAAAGACCACTGCGGGAGACTTTAAGTTTGCAGATGCTAACCTGGTACCTCCTCATCAGGCGGGTGAGCTGGTCTGGATGGCGGATCTGATAGCCAAGGACAAGGACGGCAAACCCACAGGATGGGCAGACCAAGACCCCCTCACCTTCCAGGCAAAGGCAGACCCGCGCGTGTTCCTGGTGGGTGATGTCATAGGAGGTGTGCCTTATCCCAAGAGCGGACACATGGGCAACTCTCAGGGCAAGATAGTAGCCAAGATAATAGCCTCACGCATAGCAGGCAAGGACATAAAACCCACACTTCCTGACAACACCTGCTACTCTATGGTAAACGGAGAGCCTCAGGAGGCTATTGTCATAAATGTCACCTATGACTACAATGACAAAGAAAAGAAGATAGTACCCAAACCAAAGGTCATAAACGAGCGCTCTGAATCTCTGGCAAAGGCAACCTACGAATGGGCAAAGAGCATGTACAAGGATATGTTTGCGTAA
- a CDS encoding prepilin peptidase gives MDYLALFVLGCILGSFYNVLIYRLPRGKSIVKPPSHCPACGSKIRWYDNIPLISYIVLRGRCRSCSASISIRYPLVELSSGLLAILSYAKWGFSFEALVMFVFFSLLLVLSLIDWDTFLLPDSLNLGGLAFGLITSLFRTDFSFLDSLAGALVGAVPFFLIYTFYVKVRKMEGLGFGDVKLMAFIGSVTGIWGVLYAVLLGSIFGLLYALPIIFKNRNLSFAVPYGPFLSLGCFVGTVFHEHLRVIFLP, from the coding sequence ATGGATTACTTAGCTCTTTTTGTGTTGGGATGCATTTTGGGAAGTTTTTACAATGTGCTTATATACCGCCTTCCCAGAGGAAAATCCATAGTAAAGCCACCATCTCACTGTCCTGCTTGTGGCTCAAAGATAAGGTGGTACGATAACATACCTTTAATATCTTACATAGTCCTAAGAGGTAGGTGTAGGAGTTGCTCTGCCAGTATTTCCATCAGGTATCCTCTTGTGGAGCTCTCTTCCGGTCTTCTGGCTATCCTTTCCTATGCTAAGTGGGGTTTTAGTTTTGAAGCTTTGGTAATGTTCGTGTTTTTCTCGCTTCTTCTTGTTCTTTCCCTTATAGATTGGGATACCTTTTTGCTGCCAGACAGTTTGAATCTGGGAGGACTGGCTTTTGGTCTCATCACTTCTCTGTTTAGGACTGACTTTAGCTTCTTAGATAGCCTTGCTGGAGCGTTGGTGGGTGCTGTGCCTTTTTTCCTAATATATACCTTTTATGTGAAGGTTAGAAAGATGGAAGGTTTGGGCTTTGGAGATGTTAAACTTATGGCTTTTATAGGTTCTGTAACAGGCATCTGGGGAGTTCTCTATGCTGTTTTGCTTGGTTCCATCTTTGGACTTTTGTATGCTCTTCCTATCATATTCAAAAACAGAAATCTATCTTTTGCTGTGCCTTACGGTCCTTTCCTTTCACTGGGTTGTTTTGTAGGCACTGTTTTTCATGAGCATCTGAGAGTTATTTTTCTGCCCTGA
- the murJ gene encoding murein biosynthesis integral membrane protein MurJ, with protein sequence MGLIKHSLSFSVATLLSRVLGYVRDALIAYYFGVSYITDAFFIAFRLPNTFRRLLGEGGFNAAFVPIYARDIKSGREREFLSSSFTYYSLLNLLITLLGIVFAEYIVSLIAPGIRNKPHFELTVFMSCWLFTYLFFVGLSSFFMAVLNTKGVFFVPAFAQAVFNIVFSGVLAFSVGWLGFYSLIAGVILGGIAQALFNIPSLIKTGVRFGLSLRIDPELKLLVKRLLPSLLGFGVAQLSFFIDTFLASFLALGSISYLYYANRIFQLPLGAVSVGIANSLLSTLSRGEDAKVNTRLAFRFVLLVSIPASIGLIVLSEHIIALLYGRGRFSESDVYVASSVLGAYALGLTFFSLQKVLSSVFFAKGDTKTPVKASLIAVVSEGLSGSFYAFALKMGVVGLALGTSTSSLVGFAYLLLKARDEAVSVGELLKLLFRPLLASASMSLVAILLKELIINPLYTLVIIPLAMAVYFLSLLTLKEPLSLVLLGRLKGFVKQGAQP encoded by the coding sequence ATGGGACTCATAAAGCACTCTCTTAGCTTTTCTGTTGCCACTCTGCTGAGCAGAGTCTTAGGTTATGTAAGAGATGCCCTCATAGCCTACTACTTTGGTGTCTCTTACATTACGGATGCCTTTTTTATAGCCTTCAGACTTCCCAACACTTTTAGAAGGCTTCTGGGAGAGGGAGGCTTTAACGCTGCCTTTGTACCCATATACGCCAGGGACATAAAGAGCGGAAGGGAGAGAGAGTTCCTATCATCCTCTTTCACTTACTATAGCCTGCTGAACCTTCTGATAACTCTTCTGGGTATTGTTTTTGCAGAATACATAGTGAGCCTCATAGCGCCAGGTATAAGAAACAAGCCTCACTTTGAGCTTACCGTGTTCATGTCCTGCTGGCTCTTTACATACCTGTTTTTTGTGGGGCTAAGTTCCTTCTTCATGGCTGTTCTCAACACTAAAGGGGTGTTCTTTGTACCCGCCTTTGCGCAGGCAGTCTTTAACATAGTATTTTCCGGCGTACTGGCTTTTAGCGTCGGCTGGCTGGGTTTTTACTCCCTTATAGCTGGAGTTATTTTGGGTGGTATAGCACAGGCTCTTTTTAATATACCTTCCCTGATAAAAACCGGTGTGAGGTTTGGGCTTTCCCTTCGCATTGACCCGGAGCTTAAACTTCTTGTAAAGAGGCTTTTGCCTTCACTTTTGGGATTTGGAGTTGCACAGCTTTCTTTCTTTATAGACACCTTCCTTGCTTCCTTTCTGGCTCTTGGTTCTATATCTTACCTTTACTACGCCAACAGGATATTTCAACTGCCTCTTGGTGCCGTATCTGTGGGTATAGCTAATTCTTTACTTTCAACTCTTTCCAGAGGCGAAGATGCAAAAGTCAATACACGCTTAGCCTTCAGGTTTGTGCTTCTTGTCTCTATTCCTGCCTCCATCGGGCTAATAGTCCTTTCGGAGCATATAATAGCCCTGCTTTATGGTAGGGGTAGATTTTCGGAAAGTGATGTTTATGTAGCTTCCTCTGTACTTGGTGCTTACGCTCTGGGTCTTACCTTTTTTTCTCTGCAGAAGGTTTTAAGTAGCGTATTTTTTGCCAAAGGTGATACAAAAACCCCTGTAAAGGCATCTTTGATAGCTGTTGTTTCTGAAGGCCTATCGGGAAGTTTTTACGCCTTTGCTCTAAAGATGGGTGTTGTGGGTCTTGCTCTTGGGACATCAACCTCTTCATTGGTAGGATTTGCTTACCTACTTTTAAAAGCAAGAGATGAAGCGGTGTCTGTAGGGGAGCTTTTAAAACTCCTGTTTAGACCACTTCTGGCTTCTGCTAGTATGTCTCTGGTGGCTATCTTGCTAAAAGAGCTGATAATAAACCCACTTTACACGCTGGTCATCATACCCCTTGCCATGGCAGTCTACTTTCTTAGCTTGCTTACCCTTAAAGAACCCTTATCCCTGGTTCTGCTGGGCAGACTTAAGGGCTTTGTTAAGCAAGGTGCTCAGCCTTGA
- a CDS encoding Rieske 2Fe-2S domain-containing protein codes for MDRRDFIKTCGAIAVASFLDTKFFSEALASQEGFLKLYSKAILLKEDGTPLTEKDIAPHREYIFFYPFASTPCYLINLGDEVKGAQLKLNDGQTYLWKGGVGSKKSIVAYSAICSHQWSYPTKDYAFINYYPPDKPSETTKKAGVIQCCAHLTVFDPKAGGKVIEGPAEVPLASILLEEEGGKLYAVGVLGKDQFDAFFENYKTDLRKEYGSTAKAKELVDKCVVMEVGKYVKEIIRC; via the coding sequence ATGGACAGGAGGGATTTTATAAAGACTTGCGGAGCCATAGCGGTGGCATCCTTTTTGGATACCAAGTTTTTCTCAGAGGCTTTAGCCAGCCAGGAGGGTTTTCTAAAGCTATACAGCAAAGCCATACTTCTCAAAGAGGACGGCACTCCCCTCACTGAAAAGGATATAGCACCCCACAGAGAGTACATATTCTTCTATCCCTTTGCCTCCACACCCTGCTATCTTATAAACCTCGGTGATGAGGTAAAAGGTGCTCAGCTAAAGCTCAACGACGGACAAACTTACCTCTGGAAGGGTGGAGTGGGAAGTAAAAAAAGCATAGTAGCCTACTCCGCCATATGTTCTCATCAGTGGAGCTACCCCACTAAAGACTACGCCTTTATAAACTACTATCCTCCAGATAAGCCGTCTGAAACCACCAAGAAGGCAGGAGTCATCCAGTGCTGCGCTCACCTTACTGTGTTTGACCCCAAGGCGGGAGGAAAAGTCATAGAAGGTCCTGCGGAAGTTCCTCTGGCTTCTATACTTCTTGAAGAGGAAGGGGGTAAGCTGTATGCGGTGGGTGTGCTGGGCAAAGACCAGTTTGATGCCTTTTTTGAAAACTACAAGACGGACCTAAGAAAGGAGTATGGCTCTACCGCAAAGGCAAAGGAGCTGGTGGATAAATGCGTAGTTATGGAGGTGGGAAAGTATGTCAAGGAAATCATCAGGTGTTAG
- a CDS encoding FAD-dependent oxidoreductase translates to MSRKSSGVSRRDLIKSAVGVSIFPTLAFTKGEAKRENAQVVIVGGGYGGVTTAKYLKKENPKLSVILIEQRHFFMSCPLSNHFLAGLMELTPLCFAYNVLEVKYGVKVINDKVIGIELDRKVVRTSQGYISYDFLVLSPGIDYDIEDKPFYAEALVYYPPAFKPGSEHIYLKKLLSEFEGGDIVITVPPPPYRCPPAPYERAALIASMIKRNKLKAHLYFIDANERPLINSEGFLSAYYDLYKDVATYVTSAQVKDVDVGKKVVKTSYGDFKFDIANIIPPMKAHSILESAGLLKKGEKWVSVNPLTFETQVENVFVIGDASMSYLPKSGYAAHSEGKVVAKLINAKLMGKEVKEELLQMVCYAMVDDREAIMTETSFKYEKDRGRFIPIHREDNQRKESTAKRYIEWAKGLWRDMFG, encoded by the coding sequence ATGTCAAGGAAATCATCAGGTGTTAGCAGGAGGGACTTAATAAAGTCCGCTGTGGGAGTGAGTATATTTCCCACATTAGCCTTTACAAAAGGAGAAGCTAAAAGAGAGAATGCTCAGGTGGTGATAGTGGGGGGTGGGTACGGTGGTGTGACAACCGCCAAGTATTTAAAGAAGGAAAACCCTAAATTAAGCGTTATTCTAATTGAGCAGAGACACTTTTTCATGTCCTGTCCTCTATCTAACCACTTTCTGGCAGGACTTATGGAGTTAACACCTCTTTGCTTTGCATACAACGTGCTGGAGGTAAAGTACGGTGTTAAAGTAATTAACGATAAAGTTATAGGCATTGAGCTGGACAGAAAGGTGGTAAGAACTTCTCAGGGATACATAAGCTATGACTTTCTCGTGCTTTCTCCGGGTATAGATTACGACATAGAGGATAAACCTTTCTATGCGGAAGCCTTAGTTTACTATCCTCCAGCCTTTAAGCCGGGGTCCGAGCACATATATCTAAAAAAACTACTGAGCGAGTTTGAGGGTGGCGATATAGTGATAACAGTCCCACCACCTCCCTATAGATGTCCACCTGCACCTTACGAAAGGGCAGCTCTCATAGCCAGCATGATAAAGAGGAATAAACTAAAAGCCCACCTTTACTTCATAGATGCCAACGAAAGACCTCTCATAAACTCGGAAGGTTTCCTGTCAGCTTACTATGACCTTTACAAGGATGTTGCCACCTATGTGACATCCGCGCAGGTAAAGGATGTGGATGTAGGAAAGAAGGTGGTCAAAACATCATACGGAGACTTTAAGTTTGATATAGCCAATATAATACCACCCATGAAGGCTCACAGCATCTTAGAGTCTGCTGGGCTTCTCAAGAAGGGCGAAAAGTGGGTGAGCGTCAATCCCCTCACCTTTGAGACGCAGGTAGAGAATGTATTTGTTATAGGGGATGCATCTATGAGCTACCTGCCAAAGAGTGGATATGCGGCTCACTCGGAAGGTAAGGTAGTAGCAAAACTGATAAACGCAAAGCTAATGGGTAAGGAAGTTAAGGAAGAACTCCTTCAGATGGTCTGTTATGCCATGGTAGATGACAGGGAAGCTATAATGACGGAAACGAGCTTCAAGTATGAGAAAGACAGAGGAAGGTTTATACCCATACACAGGGAAGACAATCAGAGAAAGGAAAGCACCGCCAAGAGGTACATAGAGTGGGCAAAAGGACTGTGGAGGGACATGTTCGGATAG
- the thiE gene encoding thiamine phosphate synthase encodes MLPRLYAITDSQRYGEDFWESLRRVLERGVRMVQLREKALSAKEYYQKALEAREITREYSALLLINERVDIALAVGADGVHLPQEGLPPSCVRKIKKDLIVGFSAHDLKSALYAQEEGADFITLSPIFKTSSHPEREPLGLEVLKDISKRVSIPVYALGGITWEKIKLCYKNGAYGIAGVSLFLK; translated from the coding sequence ATGTTGCCAAGACTATATGCTATAACAGACAGCCAGAGGTACGGGGAGGACTTCTGGGAGAGCCTGCGCAGGGTTCTGGAAAGAGGTGTTAGGATGGTGCAACTGAGGGAAAAGGCCTTGAGCGCAAAAGAGTACTACCAGAAAGCCCTGGAGGCAAGAGAGATAACCAGAGAGTACTCCGCCCTTTTGCTCATAAACGAGCGGGTGGATATAGCCCTTGCGGTAGGTGCGGATGGTGTGCACCTTCCTCAGGAAGGGCTACCACCCTCCTGTGTGCGCAAGATAAAAAAAGACCTAATAGTAGGCTTTTCCGCTCATGACCTTAAGTCAGCCCTTTACGCTCAGGAAGAAGGCGCAGACTTTATAACTCTGAGTCCCATCTTTAAAACTTCTTCTCACCCCGAGAGAGAGCCACTCGGACTGGAAGTCCTAAAGGATATATCCAAGAGAGTTTCCATCCCTGTTTACGCTCTTGGGGGTATAACTTGGGAGAAAATAAAGCTCTGCTATAAGAACGGAGCCTACGGCATAGCGGGGGTAAGTTTGTTTTTAAAATAA